The genomic region aaatCTTTTTTGGCTATAGCTAAAATTACCATGGCAAATGTTGATTAGactgtattaaataatattaatgtaccataatttttaagccGTATTGATTATAATGTAAgaattgaactaaaattatcatgGCAAATATTCTGTGGTGGATAATATTAACACACTCATATATAGTTGAGATggatttgatcaaattcagATCGAACTAAAACTTTCAACAATCCTTTGCCATAATACTTTTATCCCAAATGGCAAAATTAGTGTGTGTGTTGGAGAAAACGATTGTCTCCGGACATGACAGGTCCACTGTGACAATCTAATACGAACAtctgtttttttcttatttttcctAGTACGAACATCTGTTGATATCCTAGCAGCCATCGCAAAAGTTGAAATAAAGAATTCAAAGATTAAATAAAGCAGTCGACAGCACTCCATTATCGAACGTTTGAAATTTTTGGCCCATGAGCTGTTCAAATTTGACAATGACTTCGTCCTAAACACTGCCTATAAAACACCCTCTCCTGCTTCTGATCTGCCTCACAACTCAAAGCATATCAACTTCCTTACAGCAAATTTCTTCATCAAAAAACATGGGTGTCAAGACTTTCTTCCATGAACTGAAATCCAAGGTTTCAGCATCCAGGTTCTTCAGGGCTTTGGTCACAGACTCGCACGAGGTTGTCCCCAAATGCACCGAGCACATCAAGAGCATTGAGACTGTTGAAGGACATGGTGTTACTCCCGGATGTGTCATGCAGACAAACTTCCACGACGGTAAGTCGAAAAATCAACGTTCTCTGTGATAGCTATTAGTCGTCGTTATATTTAATAACCATGgttaaaagtaaagaaaatcGTTACAAATGCTAATTAATCATGGTTGTGCAATAGCTACTAGCCATTGGTTTGAAAGTGAATTCAAAACATaaacaatgataaatattttggccataaataaaattatgaccAAGGTTGATTAATTGTGATGAAAATCTGacttttcgatttttttttttttatggatataGATAGGTTAATTTTCCTACTCAcccatataattatttttatttccgctaaattatcattacgataaaatacaatattaattataaaatattaattttaaaaatataaattaaatggaaataattttaattttattgcaatataataattaataacaaaatatttatacaaagtaatcattataaataaataattaatgacacaTTTACAATACcaactttataatattataactatACTGGAAAcgaattattattgtaatcaTCAGTACACAGAtgtcactaattaattgatttcaattttctatcaTTAGTTCTTGATAATGATAACTTTCACAAATTATTACTatcaaaactataaaatttattattctgacaaaattaaaaattttatcactAAATATGTATagtcaattaaaatattgaaactaTCCCTTCGTTGATCTTCTCTTTTTCGACGTAccacacaaacacaaattATCGATTATCGATTATGATCTTCTCTTTTACTTTTAGCTGTAGCAAATGTTTTGGTCTGCCTATAGAAACAATGACTAATAGTGGTTACGGAGCCGTGGTTAATTAGTATcgactataattttttacttttaaccataataattaatcatatttaaaagCCATATTATACTCTCCGTTGTTACAACAGATATAACTGTAGCTCGGTCATTGATCATTACTTCATTTGACAGCTTCTCATTTCAAGTACGTGAAGCACAGAATCGACGAAGTTGACACCGAGAACTACGTGTGCAAGTACACTTTGATCGAAGGCAACGTGCTGGGGGAGAAGTTCGAGAAGATCTGCTACGAGCTCAAATTCGAGCCCACGGAAGACGGAGGGTGTGTGATCAAGCAGAAGAGTGAGTATCACACCAAGGGTGACGTCGAGCTGAACGATGAGGAGATCAAAGCCGGGAAGGAACAGGCTGCGGTGCTCTACAAGGCTGCTGAGGAGTATCTCGCTGCCAACCCTCATGTCTGTGCCTGAATGTTTTGATCATGGAGATATTAAGATTGTCGTTTCTTGGCTATGTTGTCTTAATAATAAAGGGACGATCGTCCCTGTTGTTTTCTATTAATGTGTATGGTTTTTGTGTAAGATTTGGGAGTGGGAGTACTGAAGTTTTTGTTTGAGTTCATGGTACTAATTGTTCGTACTGTTGGTTGTGTGGTTGGTGTTGTTTTGATTTTAAGTCTTATAGATTAAGAGATATGGCGacactaccaaaaaaaaaaaaataatgatattttgctATTGTTGGAAGAATCCACAGTAGTGAgcccaaaatataaaatcttaataaaCTATTACAGAAGATCGTGGATTTAGAAAATCCTTATACTCAccaatattatagaaaaatattaacaaataatatcaacagaTCTACATGAGAAGAGAAAAGAGTATTTGGCTCAAGGGCCAGATCAGGTAGATGGGAGTCCAAAATCACCATGGAAGACAACCTCTCACGATTACTAAACCCATACAAACCACCAAAGCTCAGCCCACTTAGGACCATTCAGATTTTCACTAAGGAAATGTTCACATAGAACTTTTAAGgagtgaaagagagagagattgagatTTCTAGTTATCCTAATCACCATAAACCAccgaaaatatatataggggaAGATATTGATTTGGGAGAGAGGGAAGAACGGCGGAGGAGGAAAccaagaagagagagagagagagagaggtgaaAGAGATGAAGAGCCAGAATAAATTAGGGTTAGGATTTTTTACCTGTAGAAGTACGTATAAATAGAAGAGGAGCCAGGGTGGGTGAATGGGTTGGGTGGCAAAACTGGGCTGAGCTAAATAGAATGGATCTAGATAGTGGAGTGGGCAGAGCCATCCAAATGAGAGGGAGTGGTGTATTTGGACTAGGCCAAAGGAGACATAGACcatatttttaacattatcCACTTTGGACCATGGACCTTAAAGAGGGACTAAGTCCACATTCAGATCTGGCTTCATCATCGCCATTCGTCGGGGTACCACAATGGTtcctgcaaaataatatagacacttatatatttggtttaaaaaatgcaaagaATACTGAAGAAAATTTTGCTATCCTAagttcaagattttaaaacaagttttaaatttttctattggCAAACACTTAGTTCCGATATCTATATGACTAGATTCGatcaatcttttttaaattaataattttttcaactatatctctattaaaataataactaacaTCGATGTGTTTAATTCTATCTTGAAAGACAAGATTTTTACAGAGTTAAATTCCAAATTGACTGTCAGAAAATACTGTGACGTTTTTTTTTAGACAGTCCTTCTAGCCAAATTGCTTCTTTAAAGGCTTCGATGGTTGCAATATATTCAACTTCAGTTGTAGATAAGGCAACAATGTGTTGGAGTTGTGATTTCCAACTTATGCAAGCAtcacacaaaataaacacATATGATGTGATTGATTTTCTACTATCTAAGTGAGTATTCATAGAACCATTTAAATACCTAAGTAACCATTTAAGAGCATCCTAATAAGGTAGCCCAGCATTAAGCATATATTTACTCAAGCAACTTACAACATAAGCTATATTTGAGCTAGTGCTAACCATAAGATACATAACAAATCCTATATCAACTTACAACCAGCTCATACACCTCTACCGTTGGGCTTAAAGCTCTCTTTTGAGATTTCACCAGCTTTGCTGGATCCTGAGCCTTACAGAAAGCAGGTGGAGCGTCTACTTTTGTAACATGTATATAAGTcgtgttttcattttccaattttagttAGTGCCGTTTACCTTTTATTAGTTTAGGTTGTTAGGAGTCAGTTGAAGGCCATTCTTGCTCTGCTTTCTATCCCGCTTGTAGAGAGGTTATTTAAAGAGCTTTTGCAGCTCCAATCAATGAGATGAGATTTTTTTACAAAGTTTTTATCTCATATTTCACTCCCATGGCTTTCACCTGCAGAATTAACtgcaaaatcaacaaaaaacacATGATAACAGATCATtgaataattagaataaaaaacctaataataaaaagatgaaTCCTAAAagtacttaaaaaaaaaaaaaaaggatgagGGCTTTCTTGTTTTCATGCAAAGTTTTGagaatatagtttttttttttatttttttatctaattatcttttttcaaataaaaaagaaattaagtttctgctaaaattaaatcaactaattagatttttttcaagataattaaataattcaaaattatgagaGAGTGATGTAAGTttggaaaaatgaaagaggGATTCAAAGGTTTATGgttaaaatcaaaaataaattatagtgtTACAAATTGAATTAGTTTCTTGATCTTGAAGATAGAATTTTGTATggataaatactatttttgaaaataaaataatgtttagATGATTTTGTAAATGAAtacaaatttaagttttaatcTAAAATAGATGAGATTTCAAccaattacatttagtatttGATCAAAACTAGCTTAATTTGAGTAACGACTGAGTTAAGTACAACAACCGTGGGGATGTAGCTCAAATGGTAGAGCGCTCGCTTTGCATGCGAGAGGCACGGGGTTCGATCCCCCGCATCtccattaattattgtaagtTTTAAATCTTTGATATTATCCTTTATTTGCTCTTGAAACTACGAAGTATCAAATTAAACtgaaatattcaattaaaatttttagatctttagagaataaaaaatatattcttaaatgCGTGCaattaaaatgtttaaaaataaaattgtaaaaaaattatttatatgaaacatttaaaataatataatgaaaaggaagaaaaatagatagaagagaagaaagataaaatccttaaataagaatgaaaaaaTGCTATATGACGAGTTAAAAgtaatgatataaaaaattacaaaataaaatatatttttttctaacattattattttacaattatgCAAAAGAGTCACTTataaagagagaaattttATCACAAAAAGTCCTAATATAGGCCAATGAACTGAGGTTAAAAACAGTTTTCATTACATCATTggaattattcaaattaaaaaaaaaatgacttaataatcaacaattcaaatcaataaatacatttaaacggcaaagaaacataaaactaCTATggaagtaaatatatatatttacaatcgTGAGATTCAAACCTGCAACTTTTGATTGTGAGATTTTAATAACCGTATCAATCTGACAAGGCCCTGTTGATGCTTAAAATAGTCGAGCTTTAATTCtcttgaaaaattcaataaatcaagaaaattatggtaaaaattcaataaatcaagaaaattttggtttctaaatttttttaaaattattaaagttagTTGACCATCAAAATCAACGGAGGGACATTTTTGGTCAAGAACTAATTTTGAGTATTAGAAGTGATTTAGTGACTAGTTTagagaacaaaaaattaatttatctcaaTATTGGCTATTTTCACCAAAAATGTTGTCCACACCTCTTTTCCCTATGGTAGGTAAGGGGTGTAATGCAAAATTTCGTGTTTGCAAATGTTGTCGAACACCTCTAATGATATAATTCCCTTGATTGTAATataccatttattttataagaaatttatattaaagcaaataCCATTTTAGTCGAGGTCTAATAGTTCTGTAGTTATATATCGAGAACTCCAAACTCAAGATGACATTGTGGTGCTAATTTTGTTGTGtctgaaaatcaaaatactaataacttattttaaataaaattatatatttgataggTAAAAATGGGTACGATCTCTATCTAATTCTCGTATTATTTTCTGCAAGAATGTATTCAACAAACTCAAAAGGTAAAATCTTCTTGTAAATCCCCCTTTTacttgatttaaatttctataacGTTAATTTAAGGGTTTACACCTGTAATCCCAAATTAAGGCTATAGTCTTGACTTTGGATTTGAGGATTTTGAAGTTAAGATGgcaagttgacacaaaaaaaaatttagatgtcaaagtataaaaacaatcatagtttgaatgacaaaatgtaattaaccgtaaaaacaatatatatttttgtttcaaggGAGAGATGGCAAAGAGATTGCCCCAGCTCTTCCCCTTGTGTGCGGTGCAGACtcccttttttgtttttttacgtatttcttcaaataaatttcCAAAAGGTAAAATCACAACATTTGTCGCCATCAGCGTAATATGCAGAACAATTGGGCTAAGACGCCTTTATTTATGCATAATAATATCTCATACCTagtcataaattaattatatacattcgTACATGATAAAAATCACATATCcgtacataataaatatatttccgTATTGAAtcttattcataataaaaatcacacatccgtacacaataaatatatttccgTACTGAACCTCGTACATAATAAAGATCACACATCtgtacacaataaatatattttcgtaCTGAATCTcgtacataaaaaaatacatattaattatttatgatcgTACGGCCAAGTAATGATCCATAtgcttttgataattaatacatttatttgtttctatatgCGATTAAATTGTAGCTGAATTTGCTTACAGAAAATAATCGATAACTACTTTTTACTttaagttgaattttattcGGTTACTAATATTCGAATAATTACTCATGAAGTTTGAAACTTTGTATTGAACTAGCAAGAGCATCACAGTTAATTTAGTATCCACGCCATAATagcagaaatagaaaatatagaatacAGTCTACATccttacaatttaatttcatttatgtGTCATTAATCTCAATAATAGGCCTTACTAAACATCTGTTAAATTGCCTACACATTTGCAAGGTACTATGGAAAAGTCATTTTATGATGTATATGATTTACTATACttactattaatttatgtgAGTAGCTTTGGTCTGTAAAATTGTATGGTggacccttttttttatataaaagtaatttaaattattgcagTATTacaaatgttttaaatttggacacaatttcatgtgtcataaatatatttatatttcctaTTAAAGTCGTGTATATAtgttgttgttgattttttttttttaaactttaaatcttttgtaaatTAGCAATTTCACTCTAGACATCTATTCAAGTAccaggaaaaaaattatatttaagaaatatttgcctacattttttatttgataataaacagtGAGGATAGTGCTACGTCAATATGATGTATTAGCGTGGCATCATCCTGACGCtttgttatgaaaatatcttatataagTCAGTGTAcatttacacaaacacactCACACAGACACACAATTTATTACTCATCAGTTGCTTACTCACTCTTTTGTTGTTGTCTCTTGCATTCTCTATTATCTCTGTTatttttccccccccccccccccacacacacacacatcctcCGAAAAACTCTTTGTGCACAGGAGAAAAGATGGAGCACGGGTCAAATAAAGAAACCAATGTAGATCTTCTTAATGATTCAACTACattcaactttcaattttatgttataattttgtataaactCTAACCAATGTTAATCTCGTTAGTGATACGTTAGTGATAAATTACGGCTTTGATTTCTTCGGTATTCCGCAGCAGTGGGCTGTCTCTCTCTcaatatgtgtgtatatataacatatattattatacttattctAGATagcaaatttttattttacatttatttattatttatgtataaaatgtttgtgtacatatagagtatataataaaaaacatcTAATCTGGCCATccatttcaatatattatatttagaaagttGATTTAGGCGCAAAAATGATTTATGCAACTTGCATAAAGGATTACATCAAATGGTGGAACTTAGGTCTTAGCAAtaggattttatttaatttagaaatttgctattttattatttgctaattgttaatttatttaaaaaattaaatttatgatttgtatgttgtgttttggaaattttatatatatactatgaCTCGAGAAAAATCatcctttatttaatttctccacATTCTAATgcagatattataaatatcttatacCTAGTCatgggttaattatattcgtacataatataaattatatatccgTACAcagtacaaatatatttccGTACTGAAGGTCCCGTACACAACAAAAATGCATATTAATTATCTATGATCGTACGGCCAATTAATGATCtatatacttttaataattactacatttatttgtttctatatgCGACTAAATTGTAGTTGCGTTTGGCTACAAAAAATAATCGACAACTACTTTTTactttaagtttaattttatttgattactAATATTCGGATAATGACACATAAAATTTCGTACTTTCTATTGAACTAACAAGAGTATCACAGTTAATTTAGAATCCACAGCATAATagcagaaatagaaaatagaaaatagaaaatacagtctacatacataaaatttaatttcaattatgtgTCATTAATAATCTCAACATTAGACCTTACTAAAAATCTCTTAAATTGCCTACACATTTGCAGGGTATTATGGAAAAGTCATTTCATGTGATATATATGATTTACTATACttactattaatttatgtggtaaattatttatatatggcTAGTGAGTAGATTTGGTCtgtaaaattatatggtggaccctttttttttatataaaagtaatttttttgcgatttagttaaattatattattaaaattattgcaacATTACAAATGTTTCGAATTTGGACACAGTTTCATgtgtcataaatatatttatatttcctaTTAAAGTTGTGcatatttgttgttgttgatttttctatttattttttaggctttaaatcttttgtaaattagtaatttcacTCTAGTCATCTATTCAAGGATctgtaagaaattatatttaaaaaatatttgcctaCCTTTGGTGtttgataataaacagtaATGATAGTGCTATGTCTATACAATGTATTAACGTGGCATCATCCTGACGCtttgttatgaaaatatcttatGTAAGTGAGTATAgatatcattaaataaaattgtgagaaTTGTCTGTATTACATTcactctttttttaaatttacacaaaaacactcacacacacacacgcgcaTTCTACTCAGAATTGTCTGTATTACATTcactctttttttaaatttacacaaaaacactcacacacacacgcgcaTTCtactcctctctctctctctctctctctctctctctctctctctctctctctctctctctctctccccacacacacacacatcctcCAAAGAACTCTCTCCCCCCCCCCTACACACACATTCTCCAAAAAACTCTTCTCTTTCTGCAAAAAAAATGGAGCACGGGTCAAACGAAGAAACCAATGTAGATCTTCTCAATGATTCAACTACattcaactttcaattttatgttatagttTTGTATGAACTCTAACCAATGTTAATTTCTCAACTTGTAGACAATATTTGAGAGAGATAATTTCTATGGATGTTGGAGAGTTAATGGTGTGCTCTTCCCGGAGCCGttggattttaattttccgacacccccacccccatccCCATCCGCACCGCCATCACAAGTGCCTCCAAGAGTCCACCAGGTACGGtagatctttctttctttcattttgtttcttattttttcttcaaaaaataaatttacttgtGTGTGATCTTcactcttcttcatttgtttagatctgttattctaaatataaattctataaGAAGTACTGacttaaaacttaaaattgcTCAATCTTGAAAGTGGAAAGACAATTCTTTTGGCTTTTCCTTTGAATTTGAAACAAAgctttttgacaaaaaaaaaaatcaaaattggcttacctaatttttttatatgagattctatttgtggaaaaaattcttttttctcaatcataatactttttgtatttctcactctctcttggtgtgtgtgtgtgtggggtggggGGAGGGATGTCACACGGTTCAATCTGTGGGaaagattcttttttcttcatcttaaaactctctctttctcttcttgtctttttttttctttaaactgATAAACATTAATGCATTGTGGATGGGAATTACAAAGTGTTAAATCTAGAATTGTTAAAAGTTGAGTGTTCAAGTGAAATTAGGTTAAAATAGTGATAAGTTgttataaattcaatcaaatcaataaatttgatgacataaattactaaaatattttttattttaagatcagatttaattaagtattatatttatttactgcTTGTTTTGAATTAACTCTTGATATAAGAATTCAACAAGTTGACAAAGATGCTGTACAGTAAATACATACACTGAAATAGAACTTAATTAGAGGAAATCTATTGCCAGTCAAACCAAATTAAGGGATGAACAATTTGTACATGCATATAGTTGTTATGTCGTCAACTGATACCTGAATATGTTGATTCTATTAATCGTTTAACCATCTAtgattttgtaagttatgatatatatatatatatatatatatatatataacctctAGCAAACTACccataaagggaaaaaaaaggcACATTAATTACAAATCATTGTcacccttttattttatgtttatgatTTACTTATCAActaagaattaaaattcaatcttgCAGGAGCAGGTATGTTCAAGCAATGCAGGATCTTCACAAAGGAAGAAACGAGATCTAACTGCATCTATGATAGTGGAATCCAAAGCAATTTCGCTCCGACTTTTAAGATGCGAGGAACAGTCCgaatatattttggagatGTTAGAggttggtttaattttttctttaataattcacactttatttatatccactataagaaaatcttgaaagaagCAATTCTAATATAACAAATGACCATACACTTatattgcatatttaatttgaatgtgGATAAGTACAAGTTTTCATATCCTAACATTTTTGCTACACCAAAAAGAAACTACATAAGATCAAATTTGAGATGTATGAAATAGCAAAAATTAGTATGACtctcttatttatattcttcttttcttgtatcAAAGAATGCAACAGGAAAGGcatcatattatcttttaCTACCATATGAGAGTttgaacagaaaaaaaatggaagcCAAAGAAATCCAGCTTGGGCAGAGGGTGGTGTTCCCAATACTGGAGGAAGTCTATCCTGAGATGGAAAGTAAGTATCCGTTGTCAATGACAGAACGACTGGAGGGGAGATGGACGATTGAGGTTAGAAAACGCACGGGAACCACCAAAACTGAAAAGGtacattagttaatataaCGACATGCATCTTTTAGTTAAGTacatataaaaagaacattaattaatgtacCGCACATGTTTCTTAGTTAAGTTGAtgaagattaattaatataactgCACCCATTTCTTAACTAAGTCTCTGTTAGTTAAATAGATACATAAGATACACTAGTTAATACAACTATGTGTCTCTTAGTTAAGTAGATACAGAAGATACGGTAGTTAATATAACAATACATGTCTCTTCACTTCGTGTATTTTAGTTTAAGTAGATATAGAATAGatgttatttaatataattatagtagTCTTAGTTTAGTAGATAAAGAAAGAATGTAAGTTAATT from Sesamum indicum cultivar Zhongzhi No. 13 linkage group LG3, S_indicum_v1.0, whole genome shotgun sequence harbors:
- the LOC105158618 gene encoding pathogenesis-related protein STH-2-like encodes the protein MGVKTFFHELKSKVSASRFFRALVTDSHEVVPKCTEHIKSIETVEGHGVTPGCVMQTNFHDASHFKYVKHRIDEVDTENYVCKYTLIEGNVLGEKFEKICYELKFEPTEDGGCVIKQKSEYHTKGDVELNDEEIKAGKEQAAVLYKAAEEYLAANPHVCA